In Populus alba chromosome 1, ASM523922v2, whole genome shotgun sequence, a single window of DNA contains:
- the LOC118047047 gene encoding uncharacterized protein: MAITEEPILSRLDRLDNMMRELAELGGCNRPPKSSSPSTPSSGTLPSEGKASFVDLSPESLEKHCRPISNVMMETEVKGTLVERLDHLEERVLKLCVQLEGGLEADKHREEGRTEKRKHRKGLKGLVEKIVRGNKKHRDME; the protein is encoded by the exons ATGGCTATCACTGAAGAACCAATTCTCTCTAGGTTGGACCGTTTAGACAACATG ATGAGGGAGCTAGCGGAGCTTGGAGGCTGCAACAGGCCTCCAAAGAGCTCATCTCCATCCACCCCGTCAAGTGGGACCCTTCCAAGTGAAGGCAAAGCCTCATTCGTTGATCTTTCCCCGGAGAGCTTAGAGAAGCACTGCCGTCCGATCAGCAATGTCATGATGGAGACTGAAGTAAAGGGCACCCTCGTTGAGAGACTTGACCATTTAGAGGAACGTGTACTGAAG CTCTGTGTGCAGCTAGAGGGTGGATTAGAGGCTGACAAGCACAGGGAAGAAGGGAGGACGGAGAAGAGGAAGCACAGGAAGGGGTTGAAGGGGCTTGTTGAGAAAATAGTCAGAGGAAATAAAAAGCACAGGGACATGGAGTGA